GTTTTATGGTGTTTTACATATAGGTATAAAAACTTCTTCTTACTACTTTTTCAGCctaaacgtttttatttataaaacaggagACATACTGGTAGAAGGCtcacccgatgttaagtgCTGCCGCggctcaatgccagagggatcGCGAGTACGTAATAGgccggcattttaagaattggtacatgtacgctcttttcttgaatgacCTTTAGTCGCATTGGTTgcgaaatacttcagtggctGGTTCCTAGTGATGGTACGCGgtgaaaacgctcagttgtgaatcgacatcgaggtgatacaggCGGAATTGACGTGCGCATTGCGTAACACTTTatgaggtttttttttaaattgttgttaTACCAGGAAACAGAACGCTGCACGCTGACCCCTACGGGCGTGATGACCCCAACAAGCAGTTTGGGGCTTATGAAAATGACTTCATGCAGGCGCCACGACGGGTGCGCAGCGAAACTCAGGTAATCTCCGCTACAGGTGCCGGTATGCCGTGCCTGAACTCTCGATACGTATCAATAAATATCGCAGTTGCTATAATAGAATATTCTGGAATAagtgattttaatttgaagCTGTTCATGGATACTTTGTGAATTTGGTTACatcaaattagatttttatgaatccaataataatatttcgcCATTATAATCCTGTATTATCCCTGATGAGCTTGAAACTATCGTGAATGTGGCGTATAGTTTAATAGAAGACATCAATACCTACAAAACGTTCACGataatctttattacttattttataaaataaatattaaatcgggcctatttaataataacagtatAGTTATATTCAATGAGATTCTCGCTCTACAAGAAGTTTATTCtcgttaaaaaatacatgactGAAAACACACTATTTTTATACGATTACTGTATTGAAGTCCATCTCCCAAAAATGAAGGCGTATTCGAAACTGGCCAACTGGTACTATATCCCGTATCTCAGAAGGCAAGCTGTAATACCATGTAAATACtcttaaataagttatattttgcGATCGTACGTACGCGCTACGTATTCAGTTCTAACTTAGGTAGgtgtatgtaattaatttaatgacgATGTGTGGGATTGATGTTAAATTTAACgctttaaattgttttaaataagatgCCTATTGTGTATTTGTGAGATTGCTCCATTTTGTGTCAGTGTAAAGTGTTAGAGAAAGAGATAAAGAAAaaggattttaattaatttatcttgTAGAACCTGAAATTGTTTAGGTTCACTGGTTCAACTATTCCAGATGATTAATGATCGATGATGATGTCCGCCTTCACCGGATGGTCCCTTACTTCGTACTTCACTCACTGCAGTGAGCTTCAAAAGCTATTCTTGACCGATGCTCCGGGTCGTTAAGCCCTGGCTAGGTGAACCTAAGGTTTGCGAAGCCACACCCtgcggttttttttttatagaacggggcaaaggctcacctgatgttaagtgataccgccgccaatgcacactctcaatgccagagggctcgcgagcgcgttgccggccttttaagaattagtacgctcttttcttgaaggaccctaagtcgaattggttcggaaagaAGTCGAGCTCGTTTCACATAGCGGTGATGGGCGGCAAGACTTGCCTATTGCCTGCGGTTTAATATTAGGTTACTCATCTTGTACTGTAATCAAAACTGTGTGAAGGAgactaataaattactttgttTTGGACAATTGAGTTCTCAACACGCACTTTCGCTATTACTATTACaattcaaatacaataatttttatactttttcagTACGATTCAAGCTTCAGTCATATGATGCAGTTTCGTTATAAGAAGGAGGAGAAGAAAACTGGTGTGGCACAAGCAAGAATCTGTGAATTGCTTCTCTTGGCGGATAAAGAGTTCTATGAAAAGGTAATGCTgttgataattatttgtaaatccCCGGAAGTttgtatataagtatatttgaATGTATGTTTACAAATCAAAGTTCATCACAATATTCGTAAACCTGTAGCGCGCTAATAGGACACGTTTCTGCGTGTCCTTTGAATATTCTTTTTAGGCAAGCTTGCTCCTTTGCCTGACTCACGTCTATTGATGGATAGATTCAGCCTGGTTTTTATTAACTATGAAATAGTGTAGCCTGgctttttttcaataaacttCACAAGGAAGGAAAAACGTTTATTCCATTATGGCAGTGAGCTCCaaaattgttgtttatttcattttaaatgtatgtaactttatcaacttgagatTAGCTACGTTCActgaacaaaattataatttagaaaaatcaaAACATGTTGTGGGAGGTcagaataattcaaaattcctATGTCATCTTTTTCGTTTCACATTATACCCCGTGAAAGCACATGATAACCCACAATAGTACATTTTTAGGACGCAAACTCGAGTCTGAAACACGTTATACGCAGAATGATGCATGCGGTCGCTCAAGCAGATATAATATTCCGAAATGCTGACTTTAATGAAGATGGTATACCAGATAATATAggtaatacttatttattcatttacaaaaGTGTAGCACAACATACTACTATATCtaaagtatatgttacaagctatcttaactaaaacatatgataatttgttaaacataaaagttactataaaataaaaatactcctTTGTAATTCCTGCTTATACGAAACAAAAATACTACCGAATAATCCAGCTCTGGATAAGTACTGTTAAATCCGTTATTATCGCGAAAATTTCAAAAGAGAGGTGCCTGAACTGTGATTTTTAACCTTGGGAATGAATAAGGGGAGACAATGTAACACCGGCTAGAGAACTGACATGTTAAATTTCCTAAGTCGCTGATGGTACGCGTGCCTATGAAAAAATCCTGTACTAATGAAAGCTAGGTGTTGAGTATCTTTGAATGCTTCCGTTGCGAATGGATCACATATACTCGTAATACTGTAAGATGTCCATTCACTTAGAACACGTCATCGGATATATTTATACCAcaacgtttttaaaataacggtACCTTTATTTCCAATTACTAATGTTACGGAATAAGCTTAATAAGTTGTGTTCCAGGTTTTTCAGTTAAGTACATCCTAGTGCTTACATCGGATGAGACAAACACGCAAGTTTTTGGTGATTTACTTAGAAATCACTCCATTGACGGCAGGGCCTACTTGATGCATTTTGCAAGGCTTCGTCGGCTCTCTGAAGTCTGCCTTGGGGTTGCGTTTTCGGGACATGCTTTTCATAATAGGACATTGGGACTAAGGTAAAAATGAAAAGCGGTCTTAAACAGTCATTCGattcaaaagatttttttaatcataataatttataaagaatatggtacaacaATATTATGATGGTAAAATCTAATGTTCACATTCTGCCACACATGACggcgtgcaaatttgtcttaaaaggcGGTCTTCATAAGACGgtaaattggttaaatagtTACATACCTGATACTTGatagacttcttcaaataCGTACGCGGGTCCGGCAAGAATAGAAAACGCTCTACGAGTGTTGCGTGTAGTTTGATTTTTCTTAATGATAAGCTACTatgaagataatattaatttagttatagctgctataaacatatatttgtttaatcgTCATAATTTACGTTTATCGGTAGATTTTTTCTATGTTCAAAAAATTTATCTGTATAGTgcttttactaatttatttaattatattattatatcactattatgttatcaaattaatagtaattacattgtttagaatttagaTGTCAGGTTTCAAAATGCCCTACATTATTGCCAATTCCTATAGCTAGCTTtgttaataacttaatttctATCGAagatacacattttttaaattatttcagtttCACGTCCCTGGGGGGCGGTATGGGGGGCGCAGCAGGTGGTTTATGCGATAGGCGAGCTTCCGGTCGTTCGTTTAATACACTTGCGTTGGCGCACGGCACGTCAGACGAGAACGAACGTGTGCCTGAGAGGGTCGCCGCGTCCACGCTGGCTCATGAGATGGGTGAATCTTTTATCTAGATATAGTTTTCATTACATTTCATTAGCAGTGGCgcctcaaaataaaataattcgtcttgatctttattttttattacataccaACAATACATGGTGTATtacttctatatattttttacttctaaTGAAGACGACATTGTCTTAACTATGTTACAATCAGACCCTTAAGGTTACCCGAAACACGATACTAAAACACTTAGGGAAGTAAACgtagaatattaattgataggAATATTCCACCTAATTATTTCAGTTTCCTGGAACAAAGACTTACTAGACTTCTTCTGAAACTACTGGACACTTACTAGAACTGACCTCTActgtttagtttaataatataatttcttcaGGACACAGTTTTGGTGCGCATCATGACGATAACTTTCCAAATCCGGAATGTAAGGGCTACCTAATGGGGTCTCAATCGTCCACTACACAAACGGCCCACTCTCTAGAGTTCTCGCTATGCAGCAAACGGCTCATCGCCGCTACCTTGAGCAGCATGAGCTATTGTCTTGCGGTGACTGAAAAACCATATTGTGGAAATGGTATGTCCAAAATAGCTGTGTTTTATATCGAAACTTTATTTCAAATGGCGTATACTTTAGTAAGAACATATACAGCATACACAGTATAAAACCATAGAAATAAAAGATTAGTCAATAATCTTGAATCAGGATTGTTCTCACTATTTAGTTATCCCGTTAAGTTTCTTAATCCTTTGGCGTTACTTAGAGATGTCGTTTCTCTCTGCCTCTTCTACTGCACTTACGATGCAGAGCGTTCAGAggtgttcggattaatacagACGTCTGCTGTTGAATTTCAACAGCAGACGTCGAGGCAGTTCCACAACTgaccttttttaatatagtttttgccACATTATGTGGAAACAGCTGCCCACTGTACTATTatcgaaccaattcaacttagggtccttcaaataAAGAGTTTCCATGGACATTATCACTTAacttcaggtgagccttctgcccgtttctAACCTAGCTGAAATCATATTCAAGATTTTCCGACAAAAATGCAGGCTTTCTATTGGGACTTTCTAATGTCTAATGCGTTCTAGGTATAGTGGAAAAGGGTGAGTCGTGTGACTGTGGTCTTCCATTCTACTGCAAGACTAGAGATCCCTGCTGCACACCCAGAGCTGGTGGAACACTTGTATCTGAGGGAGggtattaataattgaaaaacattGCCATTTATGAATTAACATTACTGTGTTAGGAGTCctgttacattatttaaaaaaaaaactaaatttccttaactaataataatggtGGTTAATGGCTGGTGGACTCACTCTCCGCACTTACTCATTATGTCCGTTGTACGTAAAGTCCGGGCTacttaaattcaaaatcatttattcatataggtaacacaatgtacactaggtaaacgtcaataaagaaacgcatattaaatgctaaatgcttctaattttacatttactgccagttctcaaatcataGAACGgtagagaagaactggcaataaactctccgcaactctttttaatctgcaatttttttttacataatgcTTGTAAGGATATACGatcattacaccatgttccacgtgACATCGTAagtaattcataatttaaaaaaaataagttgtaTCCTCTATCATCAGTAggacacttacattctcgtgggaacaacatgCAAATAGATAGTCGAAATAACATAAcggcatacacgaattcaaatCCGACcagttcacgagtatgacgcatggtcAGCCATCGGCCATCTCACCATATTTTAGGAAAACTACCCGCTCGAAATTTCAGCGTGCATGACGGTCCTTAAAATGTGAACATGtaaacataagaaaataataattagccAGCCTTGCCAGTCCTACCAGAAGTACCGAAGTCTAATTACTGCAACTAAATCGAGAGTAAAATTTGGGACTCAAGTGAAAAATTGCAGCTAGTCTATTTAGAATTCCGTaccataaaactttttttagcaaataataattcctTCCCCTTGGctttttttgtgttattatttatatgaataaccACAATTTTGTACTAAGCATACATATTTGTGACGACGTGCGACGGCGAAGGCCAAGGCCACACTATcgatatctttatatattcgCAGAGATCacagtatattatttatttaataatgtattttatttttaattttttcgacATTATTCTATTGGCGCAGTGCTGTAatgatgttatatttataaataaatagacatgGAAACAATTAATTGCAGTGCTCTTCACAAGGAAGGTTGCTCAGTAGCGACACGAGCAAACTGTCATCCGTCTCAGGGGCTATGTTGTAAGGCAGACTGTCAATATGCTAATCTTACAAAGAGTGGCATCGTAAGTATTCTTACAAATgcaataattatgaatttgcGACCCTGTCTGTTGTAAGCCCAATCTTAAGTTCCTTCAagagagtgtaccaattcttaa
The genomic region above belongs to Pieris brassicae chromosome 9, ilPieBrab1.1, whole genome shotgun sequence and contains:
- the LOC123714290 gene encoding disintegrin and metalloproteinase domain-containing protein 10-like: MSVISWLLYLNLVVIQAIDVQKTSKGICKAHGYEIVIARFGKEAHTLCLKWQPIDQSLTSELSVLLLDPDASLETPDKHYRLSEITMAYGFPVEDPESGSAEGYIGEDHQFYGVLHIGNRTLHADPYGRDDPNKQFGAYENDFMQAPRRVRSETQYDSSFSHMMQFRYKKEEKKTGVAQARICELLLLADKEFYEKDANSSLKHVIRRMMHAVAQADIIFRNADFNEDGIPDNIGFSVKYILVLTSDETNTQVFGDLLRNHSIDGRAYLMHFARLRRLSEVCLGVAFSGHAFHNRTLGLSFTSLGGGMGGAAGGLCDRRASGRSFNTLALAHGTSDENERVPERVAASTLAHEMGHSFGAHHDDNFPNPECKGYLMGSQSSTTQTAHSLEFSLCSKRLIAATLSSMSYCLAVTEKPYCGNGIVEKGESCDCGLPFYCKTRDPCCTPRAGGTLVSEGGALHKEGCSVATRANCHPSQGLCCKADCQYANLTKSGIDCTRQKETCTCTDLKNCRCGLGGRCLEDGSCQAAECAVLGLRECTCKYTPGGTLGKMKMCGVCCRIAYGSAVWCVGAETAARYAFELNLLPDDWPDPEYIGPNVTVKLGNTTLWTYATIRAWPPGDVCVIKNTVGMCSPRGLCKSVKMLPSFNIYPDILTVNILRQSSSKGIKLKPRLTI